The Falsibacillus pallidus genome has a segment encoding these proteins:
- a CDS encoding NAD(P)-dependent oxidoreductase produces MTGKSIAFIGTGVMGKSMIINLLNDGYEVNIYNRTKEKAEDLIEKGAFWCSTPGEAASKSELTITMVGYPSDVKEVYYGKDGILENAAAESILIDMTTSTPTLAKEIYEEAKKRSLVSLDAPVSGGDIGAKNGTLTIMVGGDPEGFDRAMEVLSVVGQNIVLQGGAGSGQHTKMCNQIAIATNMIGVCEALVYAEKSGLDPNKVLESISFGAAGSWSLSNLAPRILKEDFSPGFFIKHFIKDMGIALDEAEKMNLDLPGLKMAKEMYDQLRNAGEENSGTQALYKYWA; encoded by the coding sequence ATGACAGGAAAAAGTATTGCTTTTATCGGCACAGGCGTTATGGGGAAAAGTATGATTATTAACCTTCTTAATGATGGATATGAAGTTAATATCTATAATCGTACGAAGGAAAAAGCAGAGGATTTAATTGAAAAAGGTGCTTTTTGGTGCAGTACACCGGGTGAGGCAGCCTCCAAGTCAGAATTGACGATAACGATGGTGGGGTACCCGTCAGATGTGAAAGAGGTTTATTATGGAAAAGACGGCATTCTTGAAAATGCTGCCGCAGAATCTATTTTGATCGATATGACCACCTCTACGCCTACATTGGCAAAAGAGATATATGAAGAGGCTAAAAAAAGAAGTCTTGTCAGTTTAGATGCCCCTGTATCAGGTGGAGATATCGGAGCTAAAAATGGAACACTTACGATCATGGTAGGCGGAGATCCAGAAGGATTTGATCGTGCCATGGAAGTCCTTTCAGTGGTGGGCCAGAATATTGTCCTTCAAGGTGGTGCGGGAAGCGGCCAGCATACAAAAATGTGCAATCAAATTGCCATTGCCACAAACATGATCGGTGTTTGTGAAGCGTTGGTCTATGCAGAGAAATCTGGACTTGATCCTAATAAGGTACTGGAAAGCATCTCATTTGGCGCAGCAGGGAGCTGGTCTTTAAGCAACCTGGCTCCAAGAATTTTAAAAGAAGATTTTAGTCCGGGATTTTTTATTAAGCACTTCATTAAAGACATGGGTATTGCACTTGATGAGGCTGAAAAAATGAATCTTGATTTACCAGGATTGAAAATGGCTAAAGAAATGTATGATCAGTTAAGAAATGCCGGAGAAGAAAATAGCGGTACACAGGCACTTTATAAATATTGGGCATAA
- the ptsP gene encoding phosphoenolpyruvate--protein phosphotransferase: MSSILKGIAASNGIAIAKAYRLVEPDLTVEKRTITDEGEEVSRFQKAIETSKSELEAIRDKAKTDLGEDKAAIFEAHLLVLSDPELLTPIEDKINTDRINAEFALKETADMFVSMFEQMDNEYMKERAADIRDVTKRVLSHLLGVQIVNPSMIAEEVIIVGEDLTPSDTAQLNRTYVKGFTTDIGGRTSHSAIMARSMEIPAVVGTKTATEEIQNGDMVIVDGLNGEVHINPTQEVISQYQKEYDNYEAQKAEWAKLVNEPTVSKDGHHVELAANIGTPKDLKGVVENGGEAVGLYRTEFLYMGRNELPSEEEQFDSYKAVLEGMGGKPVVVRTLDIGGDKELPYLNLPKEMNPFLGFRAIRLCLEEQDIFRTQLRALLRASTYGNLKIMFPMISNLQEFRDAKSILLEEKAKLSESGVDTAEHIEVGIMVEIPSTAVMADLFAKEVDFFSIGTNDLIQYTMAADRMNERVSYLYQPYNPAILRLVKMVIDAAHKEGKWAGMCGEMAGDEIAIPILLGLGLDEFSMSATSILKARSQISRLNKSDVEKLSEEVLQLRTNEEVIEAVKKVIEL; this comes from the coding sequence ATGTCAAGCATTCTTAAAGGAATTGCAGCATCTAACGGTATTGCAATTGCAAAGGCATATCGATTAGTCGAACCTGATTTAACTGTCGAAAAGCGCACCATTACGGATGAAGGTGAAGAGGTTTCCCGCTTCCAGAAAGCGATTGAAACTTCTAAATCTGAGTTAGAAGCAATCCGTGATAAAGCGAAGACAGATCTAGGCGAAGATAAAGCTGCCATCTTTGAAGCACATCTTCTAGTATTAAGCGACCCTGAATTGCTCACACCAATAGAAGACAAAATCAATACAGATCGGATAAATGCAGAATTCGCTCTTAAAGAAACAGCAGATATGTTCGTTTCCATGTTCGAACAAATGGATAACGAATATATGAAAGAACGTGCTGCAGATATCCGTGATGTAACAAAACGTGTCCTATCCCATTTATTGGGTGTTCAAATTGTAAACCCAAGCATGATTGCTGAAGAAGTAATCATAGTAGGGGAGGATTTGACTCCATCTGATACCGCACAGCTCAACAGAACTTATGTTAAAGGGTTCACAACTGATATCGGAGGAAGAACATCCCATTCAGCCATTATGGCACGGTCAATGGAAATCCCTGCAGTCGTAGGAACCAAGACAGCAACGGAAGAAATCCAAAATGGCGATATGGTCATCGTTGATGGATTAAATGGAGAAGTACATATTAATCCAACTCAAGAAGTGATCAGCCAATATCAAAAAGAATACGATAATTATGAAGCTCAAAAAGCAGAGTGGGCGAAACTTGTTAATGAACCGACCGTATCTAAAGATGGTCACCACGTAGAACTTGCTGCAAATATCGGAACTCCAAAGGATTTAAAAGGGGTTGTTGAAAACGGCGGGGAAGCGGTAGGTCTTTACAGGACAGAATTCTTGTACATGGGAAGAAATGAACTTCCTAGCGAAGAGGAACAGTTTGATTCTTATAAAGCAGTGTTGGAAGGAATGGGAGGAAAGCCTGTCGTTGTTAGGACACTTGACATTGGCGGAGATAAAGAACTTCCTTATTTGAATCTTCCAAAGGAAATGAATCCTTTCTTGGGATTCCGTGCCATCAGACTTTGTCTGGAGGAGCAGGACATCTTCAGGACTCAACTGCGCGCCCTTTTAAGAGCAAGCACTTATGGAAACCTAAAGATTATGTTTCCGATGATTTCCAATCTTCAAGAGTTCCGTGATGCAAAATCCATCCTTCTTGAAGAAAAAGCAAAGCTTTCTGAAAGCGGAGTAGATACAGCTGAACATATTGAAGTTGGAATCATGGTCGAAATTCCATCCACAGCAGTGATGGCAGATTTATTCGCGAAGGAAGTAGATTTCTTTAGTATCGGTACAAATGACCTCATTCAATATACCATGGCAGCAGACCGCATGAATGAAAGGGTATCTTATTTGTATCAGCCTTACAATCCAGCCATTCTGCGCCTTGTGAAGATGGTTATTGATGCGGCTCACAAAGAAGGTAAATGGGCAGGCATGTGCGGTGAAATGGCGGGAGATGAAATTGCCATTCCGATCTTGCTTGGTTTAGGTTTGGATGAGTTCTCCATGAGTGCCACTTCCATCTTGAAGGCCCGCTCCCAAATTTCCCGTTTGAATAAATCAGACGTTGAAAAATTGTCAGAAGAGGTTCTTCAACTGCGCACGAATGAAGAAGTCATTGAGGCTGTAAAAAAAGTCATTGAACTGTAA
- a CDS encoding phosphocarrier protein HPr: MAQKQFTVTAETGIHARPATLLVQTASKFNSEIHLEYKGKKVNLKSIMGVMSLGVGKDAEITIIAEGNDEQDALNSLEETLKKEGLAE; encoded by the coding sequence ATGGCACAAAAACAATTTACAGTAACAGCAGAAACTGGAATCCATGCACGTCCAGCAACATTATTGGTTCAAACAGCAAGCAAATTCAACTCTGAAATCCACCTTGAATATAAAGGGAAAAAAGTTAACCTTAAATCCATCATGGGTGTTATGTCTCTTGGTGTAGGCAAAGACGCAGAAATTACTATTATTGCTGAGGGCAACGATGAACAGGACGCTTTAAACAGCTTGGAAGAAACATTGAAAAAAGAAGGTTTGGCTGAATAA